In the genome of Pelmatolapia mariae isolate MD_Pm_ZW linkage group LG4, Pm_UMD_F_2, whole genome shotgun sequence, the window CCAAACCATGGCAGCAAAATGCCTTAAACCAAAACACATATATTGCTTTTTGTTGGACTCCTTTGGTGCGTTTCCTGTTTGCTAGCTTCCCCTGTATCAGCGTCAGCCCCACTTGTTGCTTGCTCCAGACGTCACCCCAAACTATACAGTCTTGGCTCCCCCCTTGCCTCAAAAATACAGCAGACCAATATCCCCATCCATCATTTTACTAGTAAATGAACCACTGTTGTCAAAAACTCCCTACTTTTCTGTGCTCTGCACTTCTTAGCTCCTggatttattgtcattgtgttacATTATCATAGTTGTTATTTATTGTGCATCAAAGGCAGAATTGCTTTAAGTTGAGAAGGAGGTCAGATGTTGTGTACTTTCTCACCTTGCAGTCGTCACAGTGCTCGGAGGTGTCTCCCTCCTTACAAGGACATTTATCACAGCTGTCACAGTGCTGGAAGAAAGCCCATGTTACTTTAAAAAGGCTAGAAAGCAAATCATGAAATAGCAAGCAGTGCTTTCACGTCAGTAATAAAGGAACAATCCACCAGTTTTAATGTTTAGATATTTGGGTCCATAACTGTACATCGTGATATTTGTTTTAGTAAGGATTTGACTTTGATCCTGTAATGACAGAACATCATTTCTCAAATTCAATTTCATACATACCTCGCAGAATTCACAATATGAGCACACAGAGCCCTTGTGATAAGTACCGTCTTCATCGTCGTCGTCATCTGCACAGAATATTTATAAAAGATATATGACCAAATGAGaataattacaataaaatgaACTAGCTGTTTCcctggtgtttttgttttatacaacaATAGGAAAGTCCTAATACTGTGATCTGGACTACAATGCAGATTTTTGTTATAAGTTTGCTTCTTCACAGATGATAACAAAACCAAAgtgcaaaaaatgcaaaattgtCTTTTTACTGGTAAAAATGACTGACAATAAAGTACAGAAGGTACAGAGTCAGTAGACTCAGTATACTTTGAAGACATTGATTGGTTTAAGTTACAGGAGCAAACCTGGTTCCAGTATTATTCTAGAATAAGTTAGTACTTGTTTGCTAAGTGTATATAATGGCTacagagcaaaagagaaaactATCAAGATGTTTACAGTTCATTTCTTAAAGTTTTGGGGATCTTTGGTGCATTGTGTTTGGCATTTATAGATAATTTCAGTACAAAGTGCCAACATAAAAGTGTTGTAAAAACAGACTTTTAGTTTCTGCTGTTTAGTATCATTTGTATTATGTTGTAATACCATCCACccaggctggagcctatcccagctaccataggacGACAGGCagggtgcaccctggacaggctgccagtccagcagcagggctaacacacacacatgttaaaGTGtagacacaccttctcatttcatggtttttctttatttgtttctactttctacattgtagatacaaactgaaaacatcaaatatatgaagcaagatttATGGAATTATGTATCAAAGAAAAGATggataaataactctaaatatattttagattcctcaaagtagctgccctttgctttgttgacagagCTATAAAcccttctctcagtgagcttcatgatgtagtcacctgagaTGGTTTCCCctcacaggtgtgcctgtcagggttcattGGTGGCATTTCTTTCCTTCATAATGgtgttgggaccatcagttgtgttgtgcagaagtcaggctggtgcacagctgacagccctgtttgacaactgttagaattcatattatgtcaagaaccaatcagctaagtaaagagaaacagtccatcattactttacgAACTGAAAGTCAGTCAGTTCAGAAAactgctaaaactttgaatgtgtccctaCATATGACTTTACACCAACCCACCCAACCAATGTCATCGTCAAGTATGTCTTTGACACCAATGTGGTTGGGCCCATCTCTGATAGAGATGAGACAGTGTACAGAACCTGTCCTCCTGGTGCTCAGAAAACAACCTGAGGCAGAAGGTCCTTTAAACCAAAGAACTTATAATGGACTTTAGGAGGGACAGACAGCTCCATTCCCCTTCGATTATAAATGGAGGATGGGTGGAATCtgtctccaccttcaggtttctgggCAGCCACATCTTTGCTGATCCCACCTGTAAAGAAGACCCAGCAGTGGCTGCACTTCCTCCATGTCCTCTGGAAAAACAACCAGAaccagaagctgctgctggccttctATGGCTCCTCAGTGGAGAACGTGCGCTCCTACTGCCTGGGTGTTTGGTGCGCAGGGGCCACAACTGAGAACAGGAAGACTGCACAGAGAGTCCTTAACACCGTCCAAAAAAACCATTGGCTGCCCTCTGCCACCCCTGCCCACCCACCTCACCAATCTGAGCCATGGTCTCAGTTACCCTCATGTTTTAGGCCAACCAGACCAAGTATTTTCTTTGCACTACCTCCAACCAAGCACTTTGCTCTCCAATGTGTGccttttttattgttgtatATATATTTCTCTAGACTGCATATATCGCTTCTGTTTGCTATTTATTGCAGATGTCTTTactaattatatatttattaaaatgattaagCGCTATGGCAAAACTCGCTCACATGAGGACcaccccaggaaaggaagaccaagagatagcctggcctccacagtcgcCTAACCTAAACCCagtggagatggtttgggatgagatggagcgcagagtgaaggcaaaaggaccaacaagtgctctgcatctctgggaactccttcaagactgttggaaaccatttcaggagacgacctcatgaagctcatggagagaaTGCCGAGAGTGAGCAAAGCAGGAATCAAAGCAAAggatctaaaatataaaacatgttttgagttatttcacacctttttgtttactacatatttgcacatgtgttcattcatagttttgatgccttcagtgagaatctacaatttTTTTTGACATGATATTATATTATCATCAAAAAATGTTTCAcgcaaaagttaaaaaatgtgTTGCCCCTTCATTTTAATGAACATTTTTGCAGCTCTATTACATTTGTGTTCACTGCTTCAAAACACCACCACCCAGATGCTTAGAAAAGCATTTAAAGCACAGTTCATATAGACAATAGGCCGTGGTCAGAAGAGATACTCACTTGGACACTGAGATGTCAAATGTCTGTAGCTCTGGTCCTCATACAGGTAAAACCATCAACACATTTGTACAGATCTTTGATAAAAGTAATATGGCTTTTCAATCAGTTTGACAACTCTAATATAAGTCCACTGCCTTCATTAACAGATATAAGCGATTTTTGAAAACTCgatttatttaataaatcaaAGTAGGTTTTAAGATAAAAGACAATGTTGATTGTAGTAATGTCTACATGATTGTTCACAGTCAGCACAAACCACAAATGTGGCAAATGAGAATGCAGACAACCCATTCATCTCTTGACAGTTTGATTTTTGACAAAGCTTTAATTCCTCTATAGAAAGAgatgtttctctcttttcccaAACACTCTAATCCTAAAGGTCTGAAAAGGCATCGGCAAATCTGTTACATTTCATAACAAATAAGGTTTTATACATTTGTTCAATTTTTACATTGAGTATTTGTATTTAGGTATTTCAGTGCCAAATAAGCATTGGAGTGATAGGAGAAAAATtaataaaggaaataaaattTTAGGTTAAGCTACTGAAATGCACATcacaattctttttttaaatggaacaATTAAGAACATGAGAATTTGACAAGAGAAAATGAGGCAAGATTATTACATTTCTTGTAAATACATAAAGTTCTTCCATTATATGTGTTTAGCAGTTTTTACAAGTGCACACACCAGACTTGATTAATGAATTCGGtacattacagcagtgagtggCATGAATGCcccacagagaaagaaagatatTGAGAGATattgaaaaagagagaaactttAAGTCTGCTGGTAATTAAAGCTTTCAAATGAGTGAATTTAGGTAGTGGCCGTCCTGCACCTCCCCTCATGCTTTACTCTCCCTCTGTCTGTTTCTGTAGCGCCCTGTTCCCCAGTCTACTCCCAATATcactgtctctctttctttctctgtaggTTCACATAAAGACACAAAtccaaaacaaatgaaaaatgaagatcCTAGTGGAGGAACCATTCTCGAGGAGACATTCTTTCAAGtgatacataaataaaaaatctcaGACTCGTGACCCCAATAACTGACTCCCAAGACAAGCTTGGCcttatttgaaatgttttttttctctctctctctctcaaatcAATTCTTCTGCAGTCCCCAAGTTCATATCTAGCATACTGTACGAAGGACTTCGGACAGTTGGACTTCAGATGGGCCAGTTCAATTTCCCAAGAGTGCTCATAACTCTAGTTAAGCAGGGAAAAGAACACAGTGTCAGAGACAGCAAGGGAAATGGACAGCTGGAAAGAGGTGGAGGAGGCACTTTTATTACCAATGAGCTCTGagacattaaataaatatggaCAAAGAGATGATCAGGTTGTAAGAATCTTAACAAGGGGAGTGGCTAACATTTTTAGCTCCTCCCCTTTTGTACACTGTCCTGCACTGAACTTGCAAACATTTGACCCCTGAAACATTGTGATAACTGCTCGTTAAAGCACTACCTCTCAATGGCACTTAAATATTCAGTCTGCTTTGACTGGTGGCTACTTGGCTATTTTATTCCCCTGTTCTGACAATTTGTGTAGTCATTCATAGCCTGAAAAGACTGTCTGAAAAGACAAGTCACAACAGGTAATGCTTAGACAGATTACAGTTTCCAGTATGTTACACTGGCAAATGGCTGCGTATATGAAAACTCAAAGCAATATGAGAACACACGTCCCCTAACTTCCATTAAAAAGACTGACCTTCATgatcgtcatcatcatcgtcatcatcgtcatcgtcgtcgtcgtcatcgtcgtcgtcgtcatcgtcgtcgtcgtcatCGTCGTCATCGTCGTCATCGTCGTCATCGTCGTCATCGTCGTCATCgtcgtcgtcatcatcatcatcatcatcatcgtcgtcatcatcatcatcgtcatcatcatcgtcatcatcatcgtcatcatcgtcgtcgtcatcgtcatcatcgtcgtcatcatcatcgtcatcatcatcatcatcatcgtcatcatcgtcgtcgtcgtcatcatcgtcatcgtcgtcgtcatcatcgtcgtcgtcgtcatcatcatcatcgtcgtcatcatcatcgtcgtcgtcgtcatcatcatcgtcatcatcatcatcatcgtcatcatcatcatcatcgtcgtcgtcatCGTCAGCCATCAGACCCTGCTCAGAAGGGAATGGCAGATCCTGTGCCTTGGCAGTAGGTGCCAGCGGGGTGTGGAAAGAGCagagcagcaccaacaacagtGCAAGAATCAAACTTCTCAATGATGCCATGGTTACAGTTAAGAAAGAGCAAACTAAGGAGTAATTAACCTAGAATGACTGCAGGAGTCCACCGCTGCAGCTCTTTGCACCTGCTCACACAAGTTAATCAATTCAAACCCACTCTGACGTAGACACTTCAGACAGACTCTTGCAGTACAGAATGGACACCAGTAAAAATGGCATCCAATGGACACGGTCCAATGCAGAGAAGATATTCCAAAGTGAAATCCAAATACTTGTTCCCAAGTTGTGACAAAAATGATCCTTAGAAAAATTGGTGTCCTACCATTTAATCTGGGATCACAATAAGACTGTGTCTTTTAGTCCAATTGTAACACTTGTGTGAACAGTTAAGACTGCAGGAAAAAGTGGAGAGGAGTAAGTGGCCAATGCTGAAGGCACATTCAGAACTAATGTGTGAGcgacagaaaaagagtgagactgACCTATGGGGTAAGCTGAGAGGttggagggtggggtgggggtggcaGTCAGGGTGACTGACAGGGGCAAATGCTGGAGGTTAGGCCTGCACCATCCATAAGTTAAGTTCATGATGAAGAGGGGAATGACTGTAGGAGGTATATGAAACAAATGGAACGTATTTTTCCATCATCAACTGTTCAACTTTAGAACAAATGTTAGAGAGACACATATGAGGAGAAAGTCTGGCCAATCATGACAATACACTGTGGCAGAAAGGAAGATGACACATTATGTTAGAACTGGCAAGATCTTGACGATGTTGTTGTACACGGTACTGACTGACCCAGCTAGTTGGGAAGTTAGTGTGTTTGTACGTACACTGTGTACTAGTACCACTCTGAGTTTTGGTAATAATTGTAATTGTAGGTACTCTCTAAATTTTCTTCTAAAGTATTGGAGGGAGAATGTTTGCCACAGGCTCGCCCTCTGATTGAGTTAAAATGAAacgaaatatatttataatgtttgagacaacagcaaaaaaacaaacaagctgtGTGGTTAAACTTCACATCAATACACACTTTGCTTTCATTTAGCCCCCATTACATTGAAGACAAGCTAAAAATATTGTTGAAAATGCACAGTCTGACATGAAATTTGGATATGCCAAAGTTCATGTAGATCCATAACAATAATATCAATAACTGAAACAATGATGTTACAAATGGTCACAGTTAAAGCAAAGAGATCACTGCCAGAGTGGGGACCAAAATATAACATTGACTAAaaggacttttattttttttagatgttgGTCTCTTTTAGTTTGTGGTCTAAAGCTTTGAgacattatttattcatatttgatACTTGGATAAATCCAATACTGTCTATGTGTTCtgatatatacacatatataaaaaaagtatatattgtcatatatatattttgtacatGGTTTCTGAGTGGAAATAACATGAAAATGGGACCAATGTATTTCACTTCTAGTTCATCCTCAGTAATATTGTGTGAAGTGGTATAATTGTCTACAGCACACTGATCTCATTGCCATCCACCTTCCTACTCTCCTAACTGCACTGGACATAGCTACAGAACACTATTGTTGTTCtgtaaaatagaagaaatatcATCCCTAGAGCAAACGGCCTCATGATGATTGCCATAGTCGTGTGTTTGATCTTGTGTAAATAAATCCATTGGTTTTTAATGACTCTATACCCTTACACTGCCCAGAGGAAATATTTTTAGCTCTGAGAATAGCTGAATCATCACATCAAAACATTTAATTGTGTTGGTGCTGCACACAATAACCCATACtaactgtttttaattaatattcTGTGTTATTGAGCCAGGGTCAAAGCATGTGGTTTGTTGAAAATTATGTGTTATACCTCCAGATATACACAACTGACACTAAACTCTTAGCTCATCGATTTGCCTGTCCCTCCCCCTACATGCTGTCCCCAGAATAGATGGATTTCTGCAGGGAGGAGTTGACAGCCGTTCTATTTTAAACCACACACTGTAAGAGTCAGTGTAATGTGAGCCTTCCTGGCTCTGTTAGTGGTACCAAAACAGTTTCCCACATCCTCTGTTAATTCTCACCTCTACATGCATCAAGAAAGAGGTTGGTGACAGGAACCTCTGCTATACCTCCTAAACTAAGCTTAAAGACTTGATTATAGTGAATAAATATACTTATTATACTCTTTTTGGCCACTGTTGTGACGCAGACAACACAAAAGCTGGTTGCATTTTTGGGAAGgtctttatatgtgtgtgtgtgtaataaaaaAGCAGGGCAGATGAttcataatgaaaaaaagacattacTAAAGACTGAATGAGGAAAGGTCAGTCTCTGCAGagtgtcagtgtttttaatatCAACATGTAATTTATAAATGGAAGCCATAGCATGCATGATGTTTGCAAACAAATGTTGGCAACAAATCCCAGCCCTGCACACTCAATAAAAAGGAGAATTAACCTTACAGCCTTGTAGAGAATCAAATGTACAGTAATCAGCAAAGTTTGAGAACAAGTTCCCATGAAGTTCTGAATACTGAGATTAGATTATGGCAATGAGAAACAGCTGAGCTGCAAAgagttaaggacagaatgagcGAAGAGACCAAACTGAAATGAGGAGTGCAAAGTGGTTGAAAGTGGAGATGAGCTCAGACATACCAGAGACATTTCTTCTATCTTAGTTTGGCCCATGGTTGTCCCTGCAGTGACCCATTTATACCTCAACTGTTAATTTTCTTATTCCCgtattgtaataataaaaaaaacccccctcaactcagttcagttttatttatatagcaccgaatcacaacaacagctgcctcgATGTGTTTCAGTTATAAGACTGGAAAACACGCGTTGGACACTTCTTCCACAGAATGAGGCAGAGAGCACATAACGATCCAACAGGTCTtggtaaagaaagaaaaaaggtgtTATTGGAGGTGTTGGGCAGGGAATAGCAGTGAATTAGAGAGATGACAGTTAATACACTTCATCTGCTCATTAATCACCTAGATATGACATTCCCCAGCTGGATTGATTTTCCTCTATGAATTGAGTCCAGTGCCAAATTCATCCCAAGCTCTTTCCATGTAAGGACTGTCTAAAGAAGGAAATCGGTTTCCATGATACAGTTACTTAAGGGGAGTGGTGcatgtgtatgtgggtgtaCGAGCGAGAGCTAAAATATTCAGCTTAACAATTTAAAGCCTCAACTGTGAAATTAATTGACAgaacattaaaatgttttggAGAGGGAGTAATTATGGATCCTCGCATTGAAACGAACACAACTAAACAGCCATTTACAAATATGGCTTTTAATTGAGTTTCATTTGCTACATTCTGCAAAAAGAAttgatgaaaaacaaacaaacgtatCAGTGtcatcatttattcatttatagaTTACATTTTTGCCAATCATCTTTATAATTCTTGACCAATAGAaggaaaataggaaaaaagtgatatttttgaaGCAACTGGTATATAATGTGTGTATCTGAAGACCGACCAGCATAGGACACTTCCCTGCAACTGTGCAACTGTCAAAAAACGAGCATTGATTAAAGGAGTGAATAAGTCTGGAGAAATGTGATTTTTATAGACTGCTATCCTCAGAGACTGACTGAGACGTTTTCTTCTCAAAGGTAAAAAAACGTCTTAGATGAGACCACCTGCTACGA includes:
- the LOC134625229 gene encoding germ cell nuclear acidic protein codes for the protein MASLRSLILALLLVLLCSFHTPLAPTAKAQDLPFPSEQGLMADDDDDDDDDDDDDDDDDDDDDDDDDDDDDDDDDDDDDDDDDDDDDDDDDDDDDDDDDDDDDDDDDDDDDDDDDDDDDDDDDDDDDDDDDDDDDDDDDDDDDDDDDDDDDDDDDDDDDDDDDDDDDDDDDDDDDDDDDDDHEDDDDDEDGTYHKGSVCSYCEFCEHCDSCDKCPCKEGDTSEHCDDCKMCSFCNVCPVCQTVCKPGGFLDEVTGSIYKTVADVFDEDDDDVN